One window of Hydractinia symbiolongicarpus strain clone_291-10 chromosome 3, HSymV2.1, whole genome shotgun sequence genomic DNA carries:
- the LOC130636478 gene encoding uncharacterized protein LOC130636478 isoform X1 translates to MYTIFFLLLVFAASYAYRFDGEIYVNNEIDDYDVDEHMDETHETKHSSHSHDAWNPFRRLSGRRRRVSKCKKPMKKNFPLWRELSVTYRKFTKLPMRTQQARRTGWEKEEDGCKDDLFYVGQRYVYRQNGNEKDWDRATLLLFDVHGHIAGIQMEISAANKIDQFNRFPPFIVGKTGARYLTAYFTDPQNICNKKIRRNTRMVGDRLMILNSNKTMPDGSLINVPLKESWMYGTLWNKGGCVPAMGRHYFFNMTANMNCSDFVPLFLLYNKGVLNGFGWTMGGHINSPTGRLEYAPNALLRKFFQPGIEWPLCLDDRSVSQPSVSSQHIYLDINPTKNLC, encoded by the exons ATGTACacgattttctttttgttgttggttTTTGCAGCGTCGTACG caTACCGATTCGACGGTGAAATTTACGTCAACAACGAAATAGATGACTACGATGTCGATGAACACATGGACGAAACACATGAAACTAAGCATTCATCTCACAGTCATGATGCGTGGAATCCTTTTCGAAGACTTTCAGGGCGAAGAAGACGAGTTTCGAAATGCAAAAAGCCCATGAAGAAAA ATTTCCCTTTGTGGAGAGAATTATCAG TAACGTATCGAAAGTTTACGAAGTTGCCGATGCGTACTCAACAAGCAAGACGAACTGGTTGGGAAAAGGAAGAAGACGGGTGCAAAG ATGACTTGTTTTACGTTGGCCAACGCTACGTGTACAGACAAAACGGTAATGAAAAGGACTGGGACAGAGCAACTCTTCTTCTTTTTGATGTTCACGGGCATATTGCTGGCATACAAATGGAG atttctGCTGCAAACAAAATCGATCAGTTTAATCGCTTCCCACCTTTCATTGTGGGAAAAACCGGCGCACGCTACTTAACCGCTTACTTTACTGACCCACAAAATATTTGCAACAAGAAAATTCGTAGAAATACCAGAATGGTTGGAGACAGACTTATGATCCTTAACAGTAATAAGACGATGCCTGATGGATCTCTCATCAACGTACCATTGAAAGAAAGCTGGATGTATGGAACATTGTGGAACAAAGGGGGATGTGTTCCAGCTATGG GTCgccattattttttcaacatgaCTGCGAATATGAACTGCTCCGATTTTGTGCCTTTGTTTTTGCTTTACAACAAAGGTGTATTAAACGGATTTGGTTGGACAATGGGAGGTCATATCAACAGCCCCACTGGCAGACTAGAGTACGCCCCAAATGCTCTGCTGAGA aaatttttccAGCCTGGAATTGAATGGCCCCTATGTTTGGACGATCGATCAGTTTCACAGCCTTCAGTTTCTTCGCAACATATTTATTTAGATATTAACCCTACAAAGAACTTGTGTTAA